One Oryza sativa Japonica Group chromosome 8, ASM3414082v1 DNA window includes the following coding sequences:
- the LOC9270123 gene encoding two-component response regulator ORR13 — translation MSSPHVLVVDDTHVDRHVISMALMRHNVRVTAVESVMQALVFLDSEHDVNMIVSDYCMPEMTGYDLLMEVKKSPRLVHLPVIIASSDNIPERIRKCFDGGAKDYILKPVKIADVPRILNYI, via the exons ATGTCATCCCCCCATGTGCTTGTTGTGGATGATACCCATGTTGATCGACATGTTATTTCCATGGCCTTAATGCGCCATAACGTCCGAG TGACTGCAGTAGAAAGTGTCATGCAAGCATTAGTATTTTTGGACTCG GAACATGATGTGAACATGATTGTTAGTGACTATTGTATGCCAGAGATGACCGGCTATGACTTACTCATGGAAGTGAAG AAATCACCTAGACTGGTACATCTCCCGGTGATAATTGCTTCCTCTGATAACATCCCAGAAAGGATCAGAAA GTGCTTCGATGGAGGAGCAAAGGATTATATTCTGAAGCCAGTCAAGATTGCTGATGTGCCTCGTATTCTGAACTACATATGA
- the LOC107281880 gene encoding uncharacterized protein, producing MEHAPLRDRVLRELLRSVNEMGHALQSPRGGEDTENTLRNVLEKVRQRYRKLAARLGCRSVGLDDVYQPGRLPPPLPQSARPSTARHSIRIEEREGVGGLSSSRIKQGRGKGKAPAPPSDDDDDEDEEDEDYVAPDAEEIDMSQLPDAPQGTQPTQYNLRSTRAAKKRYTPGSQAIRRQRKK from the exons ATGGAGCACGCCCCACTTAGAGACAGAGTC TTGAGAGAGCTCCTCAGGAGTGTGAATGAAATGGGGCATGCCCTCCAATCTCCGAGGGGTGGTGAGGACACGGAGAACACGCTCCGCAATGTTTTAgag aaagttcgtcaaaggtaccggaaacttgcagcaagattaggttgcaggtcggttggattggacgacgtgtaccaaccggggagactaccaccaccactacctcaaTCCGCGCGTCCAAGTACTGCTCGACACTCCATCAGGATAGAAGAGCGTGAAGGAGTTGGTGGCTTGTCGTCGTCACGCAttaagcaagggaggggaaaggggaaggcgccggctccacctagcgacgatgatgacgacgaggacgaggaggatgaggactacGTCGCACCAGACGCCGAGGAGATAGACATGTCACAGCTTCCCGACGCGCCTCAGGGGACGCAACCCACGCAATACAATTTGCGATCCACTCGGGCAGCGAAAAAGAG gtacactccgggctcgcaagcaattcggcgccaacggaagaagtaa